The genomic region GGCTGCGTCTGCTTGATCAAATCAAGATCAGGCTTGGACTCATCGCTGAGTTTGACCTGGCCGCGTTCTTCGCGCACAACGCGGGAATACAGCGAGAGATCGCGATCAAACAGCCATTGGAACAGCAAGCGCGTCCAGGAATAATGCGAGATTAAATTATCATAGGCTTCCGGCGCGGTGCGCTTGATCTCCGGAAGTTTGTTCCACGGCACCGAGGGAAAATCGTGGTGTTCATTATGATATCCCACATTGAACGCCAGCACATTGAGTTTGCCATAATAGCTGTAGGTTTCTTGTACGCCCTTCTCATCCACCATGTAATGCCGTTGAATCCAGCGCGCGCCGAGCGGGTGCAAGCCGATTGAAAAAAACAGCGAGGCGAGCAAATAGAAAAATGCCATCGGGCTCCAAAATACCCACACCGCGACATTGAATGCTATTTGCACAATCAAATTAAAAATGCTCCAACCGTCCCACAAATTAAGCTCCTTCAAACGCAACGGGCGCGTCGCCTGAAAAAACGGATAAAACAACAGCCACGCTGCCTTGCCCCACCAGGAATTGCCGATGAGTTTCGCTTCCCAATGGCTGGGCAAGTCCGCATCCAGCTCGTAGATGCCCTGAAACGCATGATGCTTCAGATGATATTTCTGAAATGAAATCGCGCTCGGCACTACGATGGGCAGATTGGCAATAATGCCCGACAAGTTGTTGAACGCTTTCTTTTCAAACAGGAGATTATGGGCGCATTCATGGATCATCACAAACAACGCATGGTTGGCGAACGCGCCAATGGTGTAGGCGAGCAGCAGCATCGCCCACCAGGGTTGGTCTTTGATGAGATAAGCGGA from Cytophagia bacterium CHB2 harbors:
- a CDS encoding fatty acid desaturase; this translates as MNTKREDFTHSQTREPHRDRTKEILSKHPEVRQYIGKNPYTFLIILGIVGLQLVSAYLIKDQPWWAMLLLAYTIGAFANHALFVMIHECAHNLLFEKKAFNNLSGIIANLPIVVPSAISFQKYHLKHHAFQGIYELDADLPSHWEAKLIGNSWWGKAAWLLFYPFFQATRPLRLKELNLWDGWSIFNLIVQIAFNVAVWVFWSPMAFFYLLASLFFSIGLHPLGARWIQRHYMVDEKGVQETYSYYGKLNVLAFNVGYHNEHHDFPSVPWNKLPEIKRTAPEAYDNLISHYSWTRLLFQWLFDRDLSLYSRVVREERGQVKLSDESKPDLDLIKQTQPMS